The DNA window acaattcttaaattttactcttttagtaataaatttaggattttatatattattttagttatacCATTTAcactaaataaacaaattatattttcaaattcaaggcattacatattcaaataaacaaatttatataattaattttgtaactattaatttttttaatatgatttatttttaaaattaattttatacttaactatatatattataataatatataattaatattcataaaatatttttttaattttttttataagtaacTCCAAAGTGACtttaatttttgatatattattattctctttAAACGTTTAAGACAATTAAACTTATACGTAAAGATAATAGTTGGGTGGAGATAATGATacatagtaaaaaaaatatatatataatttaatattaatatagtagGGCATTGGGATTCGCATACTCCCAACTATCAAATATCTTCTCTATTATCTATCCTGACCTTGAATccaaacccgatttaaaataattgaaacccGATCGATAATTGGTACCTACAAATATCAGACATTCTGATACTTATTCTCATTCCTGAGTACATGTGATTTGTTTTAATGGCAAGATTGTTATGATAATATATGGATGATTTGAGTAAaacaattattgaaaattttctattttattttatgtatatacaCACAAAAAAGAACTATTATAATACTTAGTTATAACTGCAAATTTGTGGTAATTATAAtcactaaatttatattaataaacttgTTTGCTCAAAGTGATTTTTCAAGATTACCTAGCTAGTGAAGTCTTAATGAACAACACAAATGtggtatataattttttccttACAAATCTCGTTCCATTATTGTCATTCTTGCCAACTCTACTTATTCTAGGCTCTAAAACTAGTTTAGTGAACTTTAGGGGAAATTTTTGTTTTGTCCAAACTAAAGACTTGACCCGTTTTACCGATccgaattgaaaaaaaaattgaataaatcagAAACGGTTCAcattttccatttaattaagtataaccAATCTGAATTGATTTTCACCAAAACAAATATCGTTTTTATGATAAACAtaatattccaaaaaaaatccATTGCTTTCTCTTTTTCTCCATTTAAacgaaaaaataatatttattattattaatctagtaaaaaaaatttgaagaaataaaatgtcatttttcattgtcaaatattaatattatatatgaaatataatataaccgATAcactataatcaaatataaatttatcgaaaaaattgataaaaagaaaatatttaatgctAACGATGAGTGATAAGGAAAGATAATCTATAGAGTAAATGACATAAATAGAAATGTGTAAAGAAATAgagatgaattattttattttttcaactaaatAGATCGTGTCACCATATAATTCTCtatcaatcatttctcaataactattttcttaaaataataaataaataaataaataaaaacaattttataactagggatttttcatttttatatatattcaatagaAAAATGGAAATTTCaacataaaaacataattttctatttgaattttaatatatatatatatatatatatatatatatatatatatatatatatatatatatatatatatatatatatatatatatatatatatatatatataaaaggagaaTGATTGACACAAAAAGTGATATATTAAGTCACAAATAAAGCTATCATATCATTGGAGTGTAAAGACTTGACTATGTGCACGACTACACCATATAAAAACTCTTACTACACGTGTTTAAGGCAACAGCCATAgtagattcttcttcttcttcatcatcttcttcgttcGCCATTAcacctttttctctctctacatcGCCTTTTCTCACACCACCGCGCAACTCGAACTGACACGCTGAGTCAACTCGAGCCACAAACACTTCAAAGCAAGTCTCCAGGAAGCTAGTTAACTCCATGTCTGCACACAAACGAAGAAAAGTCAAATTGTAAGTTCAATGTTTCCTCTTACTGTTTACAGAATTCTCTTTCGTTTCTTCTATATTCGTGCACTGTtttgcttgcttgcttgcttgcttgcttgcttgATTGATAGATTGATTGCTAGTTCTGCAGATCAGATCAACTTTTGTTAGTTGCAATTCTTAGTTATGTGTTGTACTCTGTTGATATTTGATATTGATCTCGTGTTTCTATGATTAGTTCTCTGTTTTGTTGTTCGAGATTTCTAGATCTTGTGATACCTAATTATCTGAAGTTTTTGTTAACTGTTACATGTATTATATTGGAAACTGGAATTCCGGACTTTGATTGATTGAATTTTGGACTATATATCAATCTATACCAAAATTCAGTTAATTCGGCGCTAGTGTTTAATCAAATTCAGTCTCAGATAACAACATATGGTGAGATGCATTTGGACTAAGTTCTGAGTTCAATTTCAAGCTTTAAACACTGATGTGATGACCTAGTTTGTGTTATTTgatcttgtgttcttctttatGGAAACTTGGATGTTTTGTTTCTGTAAATAATTCATGACCTAAATTCATCACGTATGGTATATTTATAGGTTAAGTGAAACAATTATGGATGGAAAAAAGATTCAGACTATGGACGAGGAAACTGTAGGTCAACATACCTGGTCCGAGCTTCCAACAGAACTACTTGAAGTGATAATGTCGCATTTAACACTGAAGGAAAACATCCGCGTTTCTTCTGTCTGTAAGAGATGGTCTACGGTTGCTATATCAGTAAGGATTGTTAATCAACCCCCGTGGATAATGTATTTCCCAAAATATGGCAACTTGTATGAATTCTACGATCCTTTGCATCGAAAAACTTATTCCCTTGAATTACCTGAGCTACAAGAATCAAAAGTTTGTTACGCGAAAGATGGATGGTTGTTGCTATACAAACCTCGTACACACTCTGTATTCTTCTATGATCCGTTCACTCAGGAAATCATTCAATTACCAAAGTTCGAGATGACTTATCAAATTGTAGCATTTTCATCTCCTCCAACTTCACCAGACTGTATCGTGTTCACAGTTAAGCATATCAGCCCGACTGTAGTTGCTATCAGTACCTGTCAGCCTGGAGTGTTGGAGTGGACAACAGTTAATTATCATAACAGGTTGCCATTTGTCAGCAGTATTTGGAACAAAATGGTCTTTTGCAAGGGATTGTTTTACTGTCTCAGTCTGACCGGTTGGCTTGGAGTTTTCAACCCTCAAGAAAGAACATGGGTGATTCGGGTTATGCCACCTCCCAAGTGTCCTGAGAATTTCTTTGCTAAGAACTGGTGGAAGGGAAAGTTTATGGCGGAGCACAATGGAGATATTTACGTTATGTACACTTGCTGTAATGAAAATCCAATTGTGTTTAAGCTTGATCAGATGAATAAAGTGTGGGAGGAGATGAAATCTCTTGGGGGGCTCACTCTGTTCGCGAGCTTCTTATCGTCGCACGCGAAGGCGGATCTTCATGGATCGATGAGAAATAGTGTTTATTTCTCAAAAGTGCGGTTTTATGGGAAGAGATGTATATCGTATTCACTCAGTGACATTAGATATTATCCAAGGAAGCATGGTCATGACTGGGGTGAACAAGATCCTTTTGAGAGCATTTGGGTTGAACCACCCAAGGATCTCTCCATCTTCATGTGACACATTATTGACTtgtaagtgttttattattttccttcatcacttattaattagttaatagtATGATCCATAACACCATTATATGAGTTCTATATTAATTGGACCCATTTGTTGTCCACATTCAAATCTAAACCATAAACCATTACTAAATTCTTTTGAAAACACTTCTTTCTTTTGTCTTATGTCAACGTAAATGTGGAACAAGACTTAGTTAGACACACACTCAGAAATTATTGACGGTTTCTCATCTAGATCTAGATCCAGACCCAGACTAGATCGTGTTTCCAATGGGGTTGGTTCTAGGAATTGTATGTGTATTCCTATACATGTTCACAAATTGCCTATACACAACAAAAAAGAGGTAACCATAAACCTTGGGCCTTGTTTGcagtgttctaaatggcggtAGGCGGTGGCGAAGCGGTAAGTGACTACCTACTGCCTCGGGTGCTTAGGCGGTGCCTAAGCGGttgaaatattttcaaagtataaataaatttaaatataaatataataaagatattcTATATTTGACTTTTTACCAAAAGTCCAAATTAATGTTCATAATTTATCTAAGATAGTAAcattttagtataattaatcTTCTAAATCATCTATACATGCACCAtcaactatattcacaattctCTCGTCATCTGACTCTAAATCAACACTTTCTTCATGTTCCTCATCTGATGTATCTATATCCTCGTCAAGTTCTCTAATGGTGATGCTCCTTACACTTCTCCTTGGTTTTAGTACTTCATATCCCCGAGGCCTTGCCACCATTTTCCAAGTAAGTCCCGAACCTGGCTCGACCTCATCTTCATCACCACCCTCAACAAGCCAATCTTGAGCTTCACTAGTTTGAGAGCGCCTAATggctatatttttaaaattgttatatatttaaataattaaaccgCCTGATGTATATGCGTGGCGGTCGCCTTGTCCCTTGTCCGCTATTTAGAACAACCATGaggattattttcaaattattctcTCATTTGACCTAGTTTATGCTATTTTGGATTTGGTGAAACAAAGTcactttttatttatcttatgaTTGTGTTGACAACCAACTATTTGTATTTTTAGGTTAATTTCCATTGGTTTGAGGTAATTAATAAaggttaattaatttctagGTGTTTAAATTGTATTAGGTCATATAGCAGTAAggtaataaaagatatataacaGTTTGAATTATTGATCTCTTCATGTTAGGTGGTGTGGGGGAAAGGATTACACTACAATTTACAATGAATGAAAAGGAAGAGAAGGAAGGAACAGTTAtcattataatgattttatttacttaGTTTTTATAATGACACCTATTTGTTCATTTTGAAGTTAACTGTATTCTATCTATCTCTATAAGCCAAGACATGTTTCTTCTGTATGGCCATCATTGGCTAAGGATGATTGTCTTTGGATTTCTAATGTTTTAAACACTAGGAATAAATATCATGCTCTATGAGAGACTTCTTTTACAAAAACATAGCAGCAGAGtattcattctttatttttacaaatacaTCTGTTATATATAGCTAAGTGGTGTCACTGAAATACACagtcaaacttttttttttttttttttttttttgaaaaggctGGGTTTTGCAACTAGATTAATTCCGAAGATTAAGTACTCAGGACTTTAGGGAGGTTGGGATAACCATCTCTTTCCGCggttaggctagaagagggagTACACTCAGCCATGGTAATTAGGGCGGtacaaaaattcgaaaaatcaATAACCGAACCGATAGCTTATCGGTTAGAACCGTTCCGTTTTTTACTAGTTAAACGGTTAAGTTTATGGTTGAACTATTTTTAAGGATGTGCAAAAAAATTGATAACTTAACCGATAACTTAATGGTTTCAATTTACCAGTTTATTGGTTAACGAGTTCTAACGGTTTCGATTAACTGATATTTTATCGATTTTCggttgaactatttttttaaccggtaataatttaattatatatttatattttataatttatattagttaatttttaaatattatatattataaataatatttaataatttatatatatatatatatatattatttttaaatttaaaagaattattattatagaattattttataaaacaaatttaatttatattgttatttttttttaaatgcagacttttaaaatatattatagtgtaattatattataaaatatttctaaatatatcttataatatataaaaatgaagaatagCATAATAGTAAGGCGCAaacaaagattttaaaaaaattatttaaaaaattgaattatcggttttACGGTTAAACCAGGATCAATAGaatcaaaactattaaaattgatattaataaTAGTCGGTTATctaatttgtaaaataagaggTAAAACCGGAGTTAATCGGAACCGGTTAATCGATCGGTTGAACacttttaactatttttctatctgtaataatttaattatatatttatattagttattttgtaaatattagatatattataaataatatttaataatttatatatattagttatttttaaattttaaattataatttgtatagaattattttttaatttatataactattagtttaaaatttgaaactCCATAAGACGGTgcaaataagaatttaaaaaaaatatattttactaaattaaatactTCGATTTCGGTTAACCCATCAGAATCGGTAAAACAAATACTAATACCAAAAATACTAATACCGACCGGTTGATTAATCAGTTTGTAAAGTAAAAGCAGACTTGATAAGAACTAATTAACCTACccatttttttatgtaaaatctCTTTATTCAtactatattttgataagtaacacaataaataaataaatatatatatatatatatatataatttttaatttaaataaatatttaaattctttaaacaaatattcttaatattatatctattcataaatagtatttatacaggaaatttgaaatttgacgAAGGATTATTTCCAAAATTAACATAGGTAGATTAATTTTTGCAAATATAACTTTTTCACCATGGCAAAAGACATTTATacctcttaaataaaaattccctCTTTCCCCTCTTCCCTTCTCTTCTTTCCCTTTTCTCTTCCTTCCCCcttcatttctctcttttctatGGCCACTAAACCACCCCTCTCTTCCTTCATTCTCCAAACTCCTAGAGACGTCCAAGAAAACGTTGTTGAGGCGTCCTCTTCTTTTGTCTTGATTGTAGCATCCCGCCGATAggtaaatttatattgttatagCTATAATACTTCGATGTCTGCTTCGACATTGTTCATATTGATCATGTTATACTGTGTTTATTGTTAGCGCTTGATCATGTACTGTGTTTATTGTTAGCGCAATAAGCAAAATTGCATTTTCGTCTGCGAAAAATGCATCATCGCAAACGAATAATGCATTTTCGCCTGTGAGgccatttaacttttttaacatTGTTTTACTTGGCTAATCTTGCAGAGATTGTTGGTTAAGTATGAGTCTTTGATTTCGTTGATCTGTTTTGTGGGTTTATTTGTATACCTGTTTGTGACCCCATCAAAGTCTGGTGGTGCTAAAAGAAGCAAAAAAAAGTGCTATAAAATCAgttgttctcctttgtttagGACTTTGAGATGAAATCCATTTTTCTGATAAGTTAAAGCGCGGTTACTCTTTTAgatctttttttttctgtttgtgTTGTGTTTAGACATTTTGTATGTGTTTTGGTTAAAACTTTTGTTACAACTAGTTACTAAAGAAACACAATTTTACTCATTTTTTGTTGTTATAACTTACATGATTATGATTACTTTTTTTCGTCATTAGAGTTTTATTTCTAGCACAATTTTACAATCAAATGTATTGAGGTGCTTTGAGCAATTATTGATTGAGATATAATTATGCAACCAACCATAAACCATTAAATGCCTATTTCTTAGAACAATTTAGTTTGAAATGGTGTTGTTTCAAATTAACTTATGTAATGGTTAatgtaaaaataacttaatcaaTTGAACCAATCAGATTTAAAACAATCATATTTTCCGAACTAAAACAAGGATTATAATAAAATGGAACATTGAGACATCTATTTCCAAACTAAATACATTCACATTTTACATacaaatatacattttttctctaaCTCTCTCAAGAATCTAAAACAACAATTACATTTCACATCTCTGTTTCCAAGCTAAATTCATTCACATTTCACATCTTTGTTTCtctaactcttttagaaatcTGAAACAACAATTACATTACAATTTATACAAAACAGCAAAAAGATAAACAAATCAAGTTTATAGAACTATATACCTGCAATTGGAAGCAATGGCAGCAAAACCATCAGTTGTGAACCCCTCACAGCTAACTAAAATCAAGGtcttcaaatttataaaaactctCATCAATCCAGTTTGCAAATAATGGGACAAGTCTAGTTAGTCTACTTCAAAGATTTAAATTGCATTTTCTCagcccaaaaaaaaaaaattctttcgCAGACGAAAAATGCATTTGTTACCTAAAAAAATGCAATTGTCGCCTATGAAAAATCTAcgaaaaaaatgcatttttcgTAGGCGAAAATGCATTTTTGTTTGCTGCGCTAACAATAAACACAGTATAACATGATTAATATGAACAATGTCGAAGCAGACGTCAAAGTATTATAACTATAACAATATAAACTTTACCCATCGACGGGATGCTACAATCGAGGCAGAAGAAGGGGACACATCGACGACATTTGCTTGGACGTCTCGGCGTCGAGGGCTCGGAATTCGGGGAATGAAGGAAGAGGGGTGGTTTAGTGGCCGTAGAGAAGAGAGGAATGAAGGGGgaaggaagaggaaggggaaagAAGAGAAGGGAAAAGGGAATTTTTATTTGAGGGgtatacatattttttaccaagatcaaaatgttatattatcaaatttctcATTTATACTAcccataaaaaagaaaaaaaagaaagaaatccctttaattttattatgaccCTGAGTCCAGACATCATGAGAACCATTCACTATTTCTCACTGTTCATAGTGCTCTTACATGAAAATGTGTGTTTTGTCACTTAACATGTATAAGAAATATGAATATAGATTTCTTTTTCCTGcctcaataaatatatttgttcttctttcaaaataaacaatttcTAGCTTACTTGATGTCTAGATTGTCAATAGTTAGTTAATATCATCtacaaaatgtataaaaatatttttgaaaaaacagACCAACCCGACATTAAACCCTAAACCGATGGATGAACCAAACAATATCAATTGATATAAAAGAGATGATAatagtaattaatattaaagCATAATAATTATGCACTACCTCCACTCTCTAATAATATTACAAACAAACCAATTCAGGAACAGTTAAGAGTCTTAAGAAAATTTGGAACAAATTCACCATTGAATGAAGTTCCATTGGTTTTAACTGAGAGAACTACATCTCAAATGGAGtaaattttctctttcttttttggGTCAGTCAGTATGGGTTATACCGGCTCCGGCTACCTCGCCCACTGTCACCGCCACCACCGCCGCCTCCACTTCCTCTTTTCCCACCACCACTCGAACTTCCTCCTCCCCCGCTGCTCCTACCTCCTCCACTTCTATACTGAGGCGGTGGTGTTCTTGGCTGAGCTCCTTGTTGCCTACATTGAATAATAATTCccaatataataaaagaaactGGAACAAAAGATCTTTTACTTCAAACCCGTAATTTGGAATCTCTGGAGAAAGGTAAACTTACAAGACATATCCAATCCTTCCATCTGGCAAAAGCATAGGCACCATCGCCATACCAGCAGGAGAAGGTCCCCCTCGAAATAACAATTGCTGCATCACCAAGAGAAacccaaaaaaatcaaaatcagaaAGTTGCATCTTACAaactatatacatatatatatgtttaagaTCAATCAGTTACTTGTCCATAACCAGCACCAGCCCCATAACCGGCGGCGGCTCCATAGCCGGCAGCAGCACCATAGCCAGGATGTCCAGAGCCATAAGCACCACCACCTCCAACCAACGGATAATGAAGCCGAGGTGGTTGATAGGTTGGAAGAAGAGCTGGTTTATGAGAATTGGACGAAGTCCCCCCTCCTCCTGAAGACTTCTGATCAGCCTGTGGTTTAGCAAGAGAGCACTCCAATACTTGTCCtgttcaaacaaattaattgtcTTAAAACACCCAGAATCCCCTTCTTCACTAAAATGATTCTACAAATTCTTACCATCAATTTGATATTTCTCGGTGTTCTTTAGTGCCTTCATTGCGCTCGATCTATCGGCAAAGTGTACAAAGCCGTACCTGCTTCTTTCCTGACCTGCTTTAGCAGGTGGAAGAACCACCTTTGAAATCTTCCCATGACGTTCAAATAGATCCCTTAGTTGCTCTTGAGTTATGTTTTTTGGCAAATTCTTCACATAAACAGCTTTAacctatgtatatatataaacttaattatgatctagaaaaaatctttataccaaacagaaaaaaaaaagatgggACAACAGCATCAGACAGTCAACTATATAAACTAAAGCGATATACTATTGCAGTGCTGACAAGGGAAGTTGAAATTATTACCAAACTGAACCAAGACCAAAATATGAGCACACCTGTGAAGAGGGCGAAGATTCTGCATTTTTGGGGTCAGCCCAGCTTACAGTTGGAACATTATCATCAAGCTTAAACTCTGGTGTAGACATTTTCTCTCTTGAATACGCAGCACAAGCATGATTATAATACTCAATGAACGCAAATCCTCGATTACGATTAGAATTCTGAGGATCCTGAAATACAATGAAAGACAGGCAAACGAGATCCATCAGATAGTGCCTTCAAAAGAGACCTTTTGTGTATACTGTATAGGAATCTAAACAACCTTCAGCAACTCCACAGTTTCAACTCCGGGGCCTATCGAGTTCACAAGCTTCTTCATGTCTTTCTCTCCCCAGCTTCTTGGGATATTACCAATGAATAACTTGTACTTTGCCTGAGATGTTGAGCATTTGACCTTCTTGCCCTATTCATTTGTATAACAGATAAAgctttaataataaacaaaaataataatgacaTCAATCTGTAAAAGGGTGTGACATACCGCTAATGAAggtttttttttcaacttcagTTCGGTATTGTTAAGCTGTTTAATGGC is part of the Impatiens glandulifera chromosome 1, dImpGla2.1, whole genome shotgun sequence genome and encodes:
- the LOC124920190 gene encoding F-box/kelch-repeat protein At1g57790 isoform X1 — protein: MSAHKRRKVKLLSETIMDGKKIQTMDEETVGQHTWSELPTELLEVIMSHLTLKENIRVSSVCKRWSTVAISVRIVNQPPWIMYFPKYGNLYEFYDPLHRKTYSLELPELQESKVCYAKDGWLLLYKPRTHSVFFYDPFTQEIIQLPKFEMTYQIVAFSSPPTSPDCIVFTVKHISPTVVAISTCQPGVLEWTTVNYHNRLPFVSSIWNKMVFCKGLFYCLSLTGWLGVFNPQERTWVIRVMPPPKCPENFFAKNWWKGKFMAEHNGDIYVMYTCCNENPIVFKLDQMNKVWEEMKSLGGLTLFASFLSSHAKADLHGSMRNSVYFSKVRFYGKRCISYSLSDIRYYPRKHGHDWGEQDPFESIWVEPPKDLSIFM
- the LOC124920190 gene encoding F-box/kelch-repeat protein At1g57790 isoform X2, which encodes MDGKKIQTMDEETVGQHTWSELPTELLEVIMSHLTLKENIRVSSVCKRWSTVAISVRIVNQPPWIMYFPKYGNLYEFYDPLHRKTYSLELPELQESKVCYAKDGWLLLYKPRTHSVFFYDPFTQEIIQLPKFEMTYQIVAFSSPPTSPDCIVFTVKHISPTVVAISTCQPGVLEWTTVNYHNRLPFVSSIWNKMVFCKGLFYCLSLTGWLGVFNPQERTWVIRVMPPPKCPENFFAKNWWKGKFMAEHNGDIYVMYTCCNENPIVFKLDQMNKVWEEMKSLGGLTLFASFLSSHAKADLHGSMRNSVYFSKVRFYGKRCISYSLSDIRYYPRKHGHDWGEQDPFESIWVEPPKDLSIFM
- the LOC124920191 gene encoding heterogeneous nuclear ribonucleoprotein Q, whose amino-acid sequence is MPRTRSNSTAASSDDSGKPDESEKPVDSEEHVDLEETVEEEIEYEEVEEEEEEVEEIEEEEEEVEEEEVEEEEEEEEVEEEDEEIDADHNDNMKDAEVEVDEKQKHAELLALPPHGSEVYLGGIPNDTTEEDLKEFCSSVSEVTEVRIMRGRDSSESKGYAFVTFRTKELASKAIKQLNNTELKLKKKPSLAGKKVKCSTSQAKYKLFIGNIPRSWGEKDMKKLVNSIGPGVETVELLKDPQNSNRNRGFAFIEYYNHACAAYSREKMSTPEFKLDDNVPTVSWADPKNAESSPSSQVKAVYVKNLPKNITQEQLRDLFERHGKISKVVLPPAKAGQERSRYGFVHFADRSSAMKALKNTEKYQIDGQVLECSLAKPQADQKSSGGGGTSSNSHKPALLPTYQPPRLHYPLVGGGGAYGSGHPGYGAAAGYGAAAGYGAGAGYGQQLLFRGGPSPAGMAMVPMLLPDGRIGYVLQQGAQPRTPPPQYRSGGGRSSGGGGSSSGGGKRGSGGGGGGGDSGRGSRSRYNPY